AAAATGAAAGATAACGTCCATATAACCGCAAAGGATATACCAAGGTATAAATTTACAGACAATATATCACTACCTAATATTTTTCTTCTTTAACACTCTTGAGTTAAATCTATCTTTGTCAATTATATGTCTCCCATGTTCTCCCCGAGCTATTTCTTCCATTTCATCGAAGGCAACGACTTCCCAAAATATGTTATTTCCATTTTTAATTTCTTTACATGTTGCAATGACTCTTATCTCCATTCCAGGTGGGGTTGGTGCTGAATGTGTCGTTTTAATAAAAGTCCCCAAACTACCTTCATTATCATCAAGATGAGGTTTTAATGCTTCAATACAGCACCATTCTAAAAGTCCAACCATAAACCCTGTAGCAAATACTTCCGGCATTT
The genomic region above belongs to Thermodesulfobacteriota bacterium and contains:
- a CDS encoding thioesterase family protein, whose amino-acid sequence is MKHSIKIGDVYEHKYIVPLNKTVPYLYPESEEYQKMPEVFATGFMVGLLEWCCIEALKPHLDDNEGSLGTFIKTTHSAPTPPGMEIRVIATCKEIKNGNNIFWEVVAFDEMEEIARGEHGRHIIDKDRFNSRVLKKKNIR